A single Nitrospira sp. DNA region contains:
- a CDS encoding trehalose-6-phosphate synthase, with protein sequence MRLSLRFILPLLLVLGVVAYSVVPLVDSLTLKWFTRDLESRSKLLASTMEVPLADLVVSRSRTKIFAYFHKVIQDERLYALGFCDMQQRLLYQTLTYPDQLSCESLAHLAPGSSEVVDFAQGPLHVVVATIQSGGKVQGRLMLVHDMSFVHQRSTDTKWYIFYLFVGLAGVISAVTVIVAQLSWRGWVAGVRDMLTKTGLPAEASQAHSAELHPVAQDLHALVRELEADRRMRDESQITWSPASLKTILHEHLSGDEILIVSNRQPYIHNRRGQKVEVQVPASGLVSALEPVMRACSGVWIAHGNGSADKEVVDNRDHVRVPPDHPSYDIRRIWLSPDEESGFYYGFSNEGLWPLCHNAHVRPTFRTSDWEQYVAVNERFAKAVVEEAKTDDPVILVQDYHFALLPKMVREKLPNATIIMFWHIPWPNSESYGICPWRQEILEGLLGSSIVGFHTREHGNHFLSCIDRILEARIDRDSSTVSYGGRLTAVNPYPISIEWPSRWLENQRPVPDCRVHIRERHAMGPDRLVGIGVDRLDYTKGIIERFLAVERLFELQPEWVGKFSFIQIAAPSRTIIDQYQHFHDQVYALAERINKRFGREGYEPIVLKVKHHEPPDVYEYYRASDLCFVTSLHDGMNLVAKEFIAARDDEQGVLILSQFTGAAQELPEALVVNPYDIDQCAAALHMALSMTPKEQRARMRSMRGLIQEFNVYRWAGRMLMDAARMRRRIRVMKQVGQASGRGR encoded by the coding sequence ATGCGACTGTCCCTCCGGTTTATCCTTCCCCTCTTGCTGGTCCTGGGCGTCGTGGCCTACAGCGTTGTGCCATTGGTGGATTCCCTCACGCTGAAGTGGTTCACGCGCGACCTCGAAAGCCGGTCCAAGTTACTGGCCAGCACGATGGAGGTGCCCCTGGCGGATCTTGTGGTGTCCCGCTCTCGCACGAAGATTTTTGCGTACTTTCATAAAGTGATTCAGGATGAACGGTTGTATGCGCTGGGCTTCTGCGATATGCAGCAGCGTCTGCTCTACCAGACCCTGACCTACCCCGATCAATTGTCCTGCGAAAGTTTGGCGCATCTGGCCCCCGGTTCCTCGGAAGTGGTGGACTTCGCCCAGGGCCCGTTGCACGTGGTGGTCGCGACGATTCAGTCTGGCGGCAAGGTTCAGGGCCGGTTGATGCTCGTGCACGATATGAGTTTCGTGCACCAACGCAGTACTGACACCAAGTGGTACATCTTTTATTTGTTCGTCGGCCTTGCGGGGGTGATTTCGGCTGTTACCGTGATCGTGGCGCAACTCAGTTGGCGGGGATGGGTGGCCGGCGTCAGAGACATGTTGACGAAGACCGGGTTGCCGGCCGAAGCCAGCCAGGCCCATTCAGCGGAGTTGCACCCGGTTGCGCAGGATCTCCACGCGCTGGTGAGGGAACTCGAAGCCGATCGCCGCATGCGGGACGAAAGCCAGATCACCTGGAGCCCGGCCAGTTTGAAGACGATTCTGCATGAACATCTGTCGGGCGATGAAATCCTCATTGTGTCGAATCGGCAACCCTACATTCACAATCGGCGGGGACAAAAAGTCGAGGTGCAGGTGCCGGCCAGCGGGCTGGTGTCCGCCCTGGAACCGGTGATGCGAGCCTGCTCGGGCGTGTGGATCGCGCATGGCAATGGATCCGCCGACAAGGAGGTGGTGGACAATCGAGACCATGTGCGAGTGCCGCCGGACCATCCCTCGTACGACATTCGCCGGATTTGGCTGTCGCCGGATGAGGAGTCCGGCTTCTACTATGGCTTCTCCAATGAAGGACTGTGGCCGCTGTGTCACAATGCACATGTGCGCCCGACCTTTCGGACTTCCGACTGGGAACAGTATGTCGCGGTCAACGAGCGATTCGCGAAGGCGGTGGTCGAAGAGGCCAAGACCGATGATCCCGTCATCCTGGTACAGGATTATCACTTTGCGCTGCTGCCCAAGATGGTGCGGGAAAAACTGCCCAACGCGACCATCATCATGTTCTGGCACATTCCCTGGCCCAACTCCGAAAGCTACGGCATTTGCCCATGGCGGCAGGAAATTTTAGAAGGACTCCTTGGCAGCAGCATCGTCGGGTTTCACACGCGCGAGCACGGCAACCATTTTCTGTCCTGTATCGATCGTATCCTGGAAGCGCGCATCGACCGCGATTCATCGACCGTCTCGTATGGCGGTCGCCTGACGGCGGTGAACCCCTACCCGATTTCCATCGAGTGGCCGTCGCGCTGGCTGGAAAACCAACGGCCCGTGCCGGACTGTCGGGTACACATCCGCGAGCGACATGCGATGGGCCCTGACCGACTCGTGGGGATCGGTGTCGATCGGTTGGACTACACCAAAGGGATCATCGAACGGTTTCTCGCGGTCGAACGATTGTTTGAATTGCAGCCGGAATGGGTCGGCAAGTTTTCTTTCATTCAGATTGCGGCGCCGAGCCGGACGATCATCGATCAGTACCAACATTTTCACGACCAGGTCTACGCCCTGGCGGAACGCATCAACAAACGGTTTGGCCGCGAAGGGTACGAGCCGATCGTGTTGAAGGTGAAACATCACGAGCCGCCGGATGTCTATGAGTATTACCGGGCCTCCGACCTCTGTTTCGTCACGAGCCTGCACGACGGCATGAACCTGGTGGCCAAGGAATTCATCGCCGCTCGCGACGACGAGCAAGGCGTGCTCATTCTCAGCCAGTTTACCGGCGCGGCCCAGGAGCTGCCGGAAGCGCTGGTCGTCAATCCCTACGATATCGATCAATGCGCGGCGGCCCTGCACATGGCGCTGTCGATGACGCCGAAGGAGCAGCGCGCCCGTATGCGGAGCATGCGCGGGTTGATTCAGGAGTTCAATGTGTATCGGTGGGCCGGTCGTATGCTTATGGATGCAGCGCGGATGCGTCGTCGCATTCGCGTGATGAAGCAGGTCGGCCAAGCATCCGGACGGGGGCGGTAA